The sequence TTCTTTCTGGATGACATGTTAATGCCATGCAGATGGTTGTTTAAGTGATGTACATTGTGGGTCAAGGGCAAAAGTCGAATGTTGCATGGAGCAAAATGATCAGCATCTCCTATAACTATAAAGTATAGTACTTGAACACATGAAATTAGCATATTTTCCTTTTTAGTAATTTTTAGGCTGACAAGGTGTTCAGTCTCTTCAAATGCCAACAAATTTAACAGATTGGCATAGCCCCCCTGTTTCATGCCTAGATGCATGAAGATTTTATTTAAGCTATATTTTAGCATGTATCAAAATTTTGCTTATGCTAATCAGAACCATAGATACTTATTAATGGGCTAACGAGAATTTGAAGCATAAAAGGTAATAATTAAAGTAAACTAATTCTTGTCTTCAATAACCAACATCAGTTTTTAACATAAGAAATCGGATATATTAATGCACAGGGCACAAGTGAGTgctttgcattttcaaacatctgCAAGCTAGTAGATCCATTGTGCCTAGAATAAATTCCTTTCGCTAAATTATTTGTACTGTATAAATTACAATAGTAAGATGACCATCTACACTTAACTGACCCCAATTGAGCTTCTTTACCCTCATAAGCCCTTTATTTTGCTTCCTCTATGTTATTCAAGAGACAGAGGAATGGGAACGACAGTATATCTCACCTCTATTACTCCTTTGTCAGTAGATTGAAGAATAACATTATCCTAAAGTATGTTCACTGCTGTGCAAAATTATGTTGAGCAATATGTCTAGAACCTGACCTCTAGGATGTAAAAGGTTAACACAAGCAACCAGAAAGAAAATTTAGCCTATAAGTTTTTGCGGAAGAATTTGTAACATATTAGGGCATCCCGAACCAATCTGGGTTGATTCATTCGGTTCCAATATAACCAACTGATTTGTGTGTATCTGCACAAATCTTTCTCATTACTTCAGTGGATCCTCCCAAAAAGGAAAAACGAAAAAATGAGTAAATTAcgcacttcttttttttatgttaaaatttgGCTCGTAAATACGAGTAGTTTATGTGAGTTTTTCAGGAGATCACCACATGAGTTTTTCAATAGAAGAAAACATTCTTTGTCTGAGCTTCCCAATAGCTTCTTATGTTTCTCGGGCCAGATTAGATCTTTCTGTTCCATTTGGTTGCTGTTGAAGTTTGGACATGAGAACTGAATAGTTTCAACTCACTCACTGTATTTAGCCAATTTGACGAGACTTTAGTTACTTTTTGTGAGAAATAAAGGTTTACAAAGTAAAACAACATTTACCAGTAAAGCTCAATTACACATGCAGAAAATGAAAGACAGTAAATGAAATTCAACCCAAAAAAGTACACATGCAGAAACAGGGCAGCTCATAAGGAGCATGGCCCTTTGACCTAAACATAGTTCTCTCTATTGAGTTCAAGTGGTAAATAGCTGACTGGAAAAATTCACTTGACATGTCGACTGGCCATATCTAGATTTATAGCTACTTATATCCGTACCCATAAgttcctagcatgcaaagcacgAATGTACTGAAGGATTGGCGGAATAGTGTTTTAGCGATAACCATGTCACCTCGTGGATGGAGTTCCAAGGAACAAACATTCTGATCAGCTGCAAGCTAAACAACACCCATGCCCAAGGATAAATCCACGAAACAGTTGCTCCACAAACTTGCATAAGAAGCCATTTAACATAACTTTCTGGAGAAAGAAGATGAAACTGTGAAGTGATTTGAGGAAGATGAGGAGGAAGGGGTGATCTCTGCCTCTTCCCCAAAACGGCAGGAAGGTTGGGACCCTTACAAGTAGGGGAGTGAATTGACTAAATAACCTTAGTTGGTTTTACGCTGTTTATTGGATGatcctaaaattattttctttatttacaaCATTTTTTTGAGATTTATTATAATAATTCTCCCCTTCTTCATGACACCCTCTGATTGCTGATTGAGCAGGTAAGCAAAATGCTTAAACCAGACAAGTGGCAGGCAACTTTTGACAGCAATGGGAAGGTTTTTGGTTTTCGCAAAGTGCTAAAGCTGATCATTTTAGGGGTATGCTGTTTCATCGCTTCTTTATATCTGGAATTCTACTGCATTTGGTTTATTGTGGTATGCTTGAATTGTTAAAGTATGTCTTTTGcttttatataattatttgtgagctatcttctttttcttgttacTGCTAAATGTTTTAGCAATAAACTAGTATGAAAAGGGTCTAAAAAGTAAGTAGAATGATGCTTGGTGCTAGCATGGTTTTGTGTTGACGACCACCTTCTTTCTGTTTCACATCACATGATACTTTTCCAGCAAGGGCTTTAGTTTCCTCTTGAATTTTAATAATGATCCCCCATTGCCCTTCTGGAAGCTTCTGAGTTTTTCATGACCAGTCCAGTTAGCAGCCATAATCTGTGAGGTCTAATATGTTTAGTTGATGTTTTTACGAGTGAACatcttttatagttttatacaCCTCCTGGTTCATGAGTGATATAGGAGCTGATTTTGATCTAGTTTGAGCTTAATTTGGGTTgctaaaatgataaaaacagaAAGTTGCTGGAAATTACCACTTTTATCAGCTAGTAGGAATCATTTTATAGCAGGAAGGAGTTTTTGCTTGGTTTTTGCCCAACTGGAAATTTTGCAAACGTTGtccgaatttgatgaaatttgaCTGGCTAAAGCGAAACGGCATTCTGAACCGAACCTGGCGCCTTTGGCCCTAGGTCCCACCCTCGTTTCTCCAAATTCCATCGTTTCGGGCCTCAAACGGGCATTTTTCTGTTTTAGgggttttttttgtaattttatatttCCGTGTTTTCATCCTTAGGGTTGTAGCTGGCCCTAGTAGTCATTATCtctttcatttcaatcaatatatcaaaacctaaagagttttctctcaacctTTGGGTGGATTCCCGTGTTATTGTGCCTCGGACGTTGGTTTGATTTgcgtttcttttctttattgattCTGCCTGCATTAATGAGAGGCTGGACATTGGTTGTGTGATGCATTTTTCCTCTTAAAATCTTATCATTATAGTGTAGGGTATTTAGTTGTAATTAATATTAGCCTTTTAAAACTAGCCAGTATTCATTGTTGTTGCATTTGGCCTTGCATGAATTTTTCTTTCAATGTAGAAGTTCCATTCTGCATGGTctgttttaaatttttgtcgGTTTAATCTTGATTGAAAAATTTTAAAGTTCTGTTCTCTTTCTTCGCGCATATAACACTTAAAAAAATGTACCTTGAAGTgctgctaatttttttttacccatATTGCATGTTATTTGCTACATTTCAGGGTGTGGAGCCATCTATTAGGCCTGAAGTTTGGGAATTTCTACTTGGTTGTTATGCGCTTGGCAGTACAGCTGAGTATCGAAGGCAACTAAGATCAGCCCGGAGGTTTAAGCCCATCTACTTTcagattttgttttgaatttagATTTGTTTGGAAAACTTTAGATTTTGTTTTCATGCTGAGATAtacatttttcttcaaataCTTTTTGCAACTAAGAATAACCTTGAGATTTTGGCCATTTAACTTTAAAATTTACATTTTATGCTGGTATATATCCATTTGTGGGATTTTAGGGTGGCTGCTGTATCTTCAAATAAAAGTGATTCAATTATCCGGTGGGCTTATTATGGTCATTTGTCTAGTTGGTTTTATTCAGATTATGATGaaattttgtttgttaaattATCTGAAATGTGTCGTGCAGTATTTTGTTCATTGTATTGTCCTTATGTTGTTTTTTCATAGATACTGCCGGACCAGGTATTTAATTAGGACTGGCTGTTCATAGCTGTTAAATCTCATTTTGCTCCCTTCTTTTCATATTAGAGGGTTTGCTACATCTTAATTTAATGTTGGAAATAATTGTTCCTTCTGACTTCTGGCAGAAACAAGTATAGTTGTACCAAATGTATCAGTCAGCATTAATTTGGTCCGGTGCACTGAACTTTTTGTTTCATAGGTTAGTTTGTCCCATACTTTACGTAGCTGAAATTCGCTTACGTGCTTGACCTGAGTTATGAATGGAGCTGTGTTTGTTTTAACGAAAAGCGAGCTTGATAGTAAAATTCGGTGAAGTGGTAGGAAGCTATGCCAAGTCAGCTGTGCTGGAAGAGTGTCATATTAAACCTTTAGTGTTGAAAGGGAAAGGTTTTAGTCACATTTGTATTTTGCTTTTACATGTAAACATCTTCCATCTTCTACTGGGTTGTTTTCTGTACTTCATTATGCTCTGTGCTTTGCACTTTGCAGTACTGAAGGATCAGCATGGTTAGTATTTTAAGTGTCTGTATTGCTTTTGGTATTTCCTATTCCTTTTGTCAAGGGGTTGTGGTTCAAGTGAGTCATCTAAATTATTTTTTGCCTGTTTCAATTAACAACACTATGAACTTATTATGCAGGGAACGATATAATGACCTGATTAAGCAATGCCAGTCGATGCATTCAAGCATAGGAACTGGTTCACTCGCCTATGTTGTTGGATCCAAAGTTATGGACATGAGGACAGCATCCAAAGATGATGGGGAAAGGGAAGTTAAAGTTGAGAGTGGAAAATCTTCTGTTGATAATACCAATAAAAAAGAGAGTTCTCTTGATTGGAAGAATAACTGTACAGATACGTCGTATATGTGTGAAAGGGAAAGTTCTGGTGATTCTGCTGACCTTGTTAGTGTGAGGGGAAGCAAAGATGGTGGAGCATATGGCAATTCTTGTTTTCTGCCTTCCTCGGATTTACAAAATCACAGCTCACCTAAACGGGAGATAGAAGCTCAAGGATCACAATATATTGGCCAAAGTTTTTTTGATTTTCCTCCATTACCTGTTACAGATTTGTTTGAGAAGGgtagaaaagaaaatcattctACTCACCAAAAATTGAGATTTGAAGATGACGCGGTGCATGAGTTTCAAATTAATAACAATATAGATTTAGTAATCGAATCAAATGGTTCACGGTCTAACAATGTTTCATGCCAAATGGACTCTGAAATTGAAATGGTTCATCCTGAATCCAGTGCAACGGCGCTGCAGTCTAATAGTGTCGTTTCCCAAACTGAAGTAGTTAACAGACTGAGTATGTCAGATGCTCAGGATAGAGCAATTGGTAATGCAACATCTCAACCGGCAGCTATCAATGAAGAAAGAGTTTCTGAATGGTTATGGactttgcatagaattggtAACTTAGCTATGCAtgttactttactttgatagaAACGATAATTGAATCTATCTCATGTTTTATTAGAACTCCAGCATTTTTTCTGAAATGCAATTGTTCTTTTTCAGTTGTTGATGTGGTAAGAACAGATAGTCATCTTGAATTCTACGAGGACATGAAGAATTTAGCTAGGATGTCCGATATCCTTGCTGTTTATGCATGGGTTGACCCTGCAACTGGTTATTGTCAAGGTTGTAATATTCTAAATTCTCAGTTTTGACTGAACCCTTTAGTAACCTTGAACATCAAGCATTGCGTGTTTTAATTGGAAAATGTGATTTTAGGCATGAGCGACTTGCTGTCTCCTTTTGTTGTCCTCTTTGAGGATGATGCTGATGCATTTTGGTGCTTTGAGATGCTTCTGAGGAGAATGGTATCTCTTAACTTGGCAAAAATATTAAGTTCCATTATGTAACACTCTCTCTCTGACATATGCTGATATGCTTCTTGATCCTGTTCAGCGTGAAAACTTTCAGATGAAGGGACCAACCGGAGTGATGAAGCAGTTGCAAGCTCTGTGGCATATTTTGGAACTCACAGACAAGGAAATGTTTGCACACCTGTCACGTATAGGTGCTGAAAACCTTCATTTCGCATTCCGGATGCTGATGGTTCTCTTCCGTCGAGAGATACCTTTTGCTGAGACTCTTTGCATGTGGGAGGTTTGTACCTTTCACTGATATCCCGCTCTGAAAGATTGAATTTAAATTACAGTAATTTTTGTGGTGTCAATTTCAATTTGAGTGAATTGGGAATTCCATAAGTAAACTGATGATCCCATGACATGGAATACTTATGGTGTTAATTACATGCCTGCTGAGATCTTTTCTGTCACCTACTGTCTACTGAATGTTCTTTAATGTTATGACTAATTGGTGGGAAAatattttgttggttttttgtTAGTTGGTAAACACTCTGCCCCTCCCACCCCGGGTACTCATATTTTGAAATCTAAACTTGAAGAATATCTTTGGGTTGGGTGCTGTTTCAGTGGCGAATGCAGAAGGTACTTTTGGGAATGTGCTGCGGCGTAAAAAAACAGTTGCGACTGCTTTTCACCTCGTTTTTAGTTCTGAATCATGAACGTTACGGCAAGTATGATTAGAACATCTATGGGCTGATACATAAATAAGAAATTGGGCGCAGCCACAAAATAGAAGTTTCATTCAATGGTGTCTATAGATCATATATGATTTGGAGTTTCAAATTTACGTTCTGTCTATGGCTCCACTGTGTATACTTGCCCCTCTGGAGAGAAGTTCACGTTAAGGTATCAACATGCTATTTAGTTTTTTGACTTGCCTTGAAAACCCTTTAAATGATGTGCCTTGTGATTGGAACTAAAGTGATAATATCTTCTagaattgaataaaaaatatttaattgggGTGGTTAATGATTGTATTCACCTATGTTACATTATAAGATCCTAATCCTGGCTGATCTTTGTAAATGTCATAACCCAAACAAAGACATAAAGTTGAAGCAGCTAATTTTAGTTTCTTGGTTCCATCTGATGATTTCTGTGTGTTGTATGTGATTAGCACATCAGCCttgaaaaactagcaagtcaataTTATATAGATAATCTTAAATAGCAATAGCAGGAGCATGTCAATATCAAAGAGATAAAATGGTGCTCCAAAAATGTCTGGTCATACAtcatctttactaacgaaactaGTCAAATCAGCTATAGTCCAATCGGACTTAAAATAAAGACACtgagataattaaaaaaaatgaggctTGGAGTGAAAGGagtttgttataatttgaagagggTGGAGAAGTAGAAGATGGAGGTGAGAGAGAAGTTGGCCCAAACTACTTGAGGTATTGTCCACACTTTGGATCCAAGGCCCGTGTGGCTTGGTCCTTCTAAAAGGCACCTCAAGTGTTATTATATTGGGCCatgtttataaaccacattgCTTGGTGCCTTGGACTCACCAAGAGATGTGGGACTTTAACAGAGTTCAACAAAAATGATGtcaaatttatttgaatttaggattaatttaaaataaatcttGTCGTCGTTATTGTTAACTAAGATGCTAATGGAGTTATATTTTCTTCACAAATCAATATTCTAAAGGAGTTTTCTGTTAGAATTTGAACTTAGAGAAGGAAGTATGCAAGAACATTATTCAAGACTTTCGAAATTCTGAAGAGATGGGGGAAGCCTTTAATATTTGGCAAGCTTTaaacaaatatagaaaaaaaatgaaggggTTTTCATTATTTCTGCAAAACTGAAGTGATGGGCGATTTTTTGTAGTTATTTAATTTCATTCTTGTGTAAATATGGTATTTttcacagaaaaagaaaaggagatttTATTATCCTGTCTGAATGAGACATTTTTGCTGAAATAGATTTGAAGATATTCCCATGTTTACGGTGTGTCATCTTATGGCATATATGTAATGTATATCAGTACTCATctgcaaataaaataaaataaaaagtaaagtaTGTTATTATTATAGAAACTGAGGCTGTAATCTTTCATGATTTTAGTTGTATCAAATCCTAGGTTATGTTGGATTTTTTTCATGCCCTTATAGTGGTTTAGTTTGAGATTGTTGGACACGTCTCTCATCATATAGGTGCGTTAGCATGGTCACGTAGAAGCTATTTGTGGCGTTGAGTAGCCCCTCTAAGAGATTATAGCTTTATTTACTTTCTACATTAGTGTACAATGTAAACTACGTATGATTTTCCCATTCTTCTGCATCATTTTACATTCCTATGTCCTTGTTACATAAATTGACATCCTTGATGCAGATGATGTGGGcagctgattttgatgaatcCACGGTCTCGTATTTAGGGGAGaattgtttggatggattggtgCTTCAGCTTCCAAGGGATTCTGAGAATGGAGGGGAAAAGATGGTAGAAAGTGGAGAACATAGTAATGGTAGCTTAAAGGGTGGTTCAGAAGTGAAAAATGGAAATGGGGAGCATTCCTCGGCTGAAAACATTGCAATTAAATCAGCATCAGGGCATCCATTCTGTGGCTTGACAAGGAGTTTTTGGTCAAGAACCGATCACATGCAAATTTGCTCTGCAGTCTCTTCAACTAAAAATGGGGATGACGAGCTACCCGTCTTCTGTGTGGCAGCAATTCTTATCATTAACCGTCATAAGATTATAAGAGAAACCCGTTCAATTGATGATCTGATTAAGGTAGGTGTATCATCATGTCTACTTTTATAGACTTCTTGCATTTTAGATGGTAACACTTGCGTACTAATTCATTGTTGTAAATCACATGGGTAAAAGAGTAGATCCAAGTTTGTTAGAAGAATTGCTttcattttaacttttaaggcTACCTAGGGTATGGGGGAGCTTATGTGTTCATCTTTTCCATAAGCATGGCgttattttatcttttgtgtCTAATAAATGGAATACTTTGTTCCATGTTGTAACCTGGACCCATCCTCTACACATGGCCATGTATCAAGTGGAACTCTGTCTTATTAGAATCAAGTAGTAGATTGACTAGCTTTAATACACTAGTGTAAAGGCTTTTTCTTTGCCTGTTGTTAAACTGTAAAATCATTTTAAATTATGCAGTATGCACTTTCAAAATAACATTTCTAATATGAATAGATGAACTCATGAAAGCGGACTTCTTGATGTAACATAAATCATTACTTGAAAATGGTTGTATACTAGCTGCACCCTTTGATACATTCTCTTTTTCATTCCACATATATGTGAATGAATTCAATAACTGGTGGAATTTGCTTTTGTGTTCAATCATCATTGACCCATATACTCAATTTATTCCAGATTTTTAATGATAATCAGCTGAAGATCCGCATCAAACGATGTATACGTTCAGCAATCAAACTtcggaaaaaatatttttacaagGTTTGATGCTTGGATTACTCTATTTGCTTACTGTTCTATTGTGTCTATCATAtctattctttattttcttgttacTTTAATATGAGCTACAGATTCCTTTTACATACTCTTTTGATGCTTTCCTTCTTTGACCGAAGTCTGTAAGCTTTTTCTGGTCATTTGGTGCTTTGCTAATATGGTCTTGGCTGCCCTCATCAATTTTATCTGTTTTAACACTGTTTTGCTTATTCCATCTGATACTCAAGGGGGATAAATAACCATATTTAGATGTTGAATTTTGTGATGAAAATTTAATTACGTGATGCCATTCCACAGTCTATTAACGCTACTATTGTTTCGAATCAGCTAATCAAGAGCAAGAGCCCTGAATCTCAGCATGATGAATAGGATCGGGGACTTCCTATCTACTTATTCTCCATCTACTTACATAGCGATAGGGCAATGATTTATATTTTGGTAACTACGGCCTTGCATTATTGACAACGTTGTGATCAAATTACATTATTTGGATTCATGATGGAATTATTTATGCAAAAGAGCTTCTGCCTTCTGGAGTTTGTTCAGTTCCTTGTACTTCCATTATGTCCTCCACAGCTTTTGCAAGGTAACTACTGGCTTGTTCTTTAACTATTCTGTACCGCAATGTTATTACCCAATGCAAGACAAAACTTGTGTTTATATTTACACCTCTGTTGTTGTTTGTATATTTTCAGCATGTATGTCATTAGATTGGTGCTACTGCATAAGAGCTTATAAACAAATCTGGGGGCTTCAACCATTGATTATCAATTCCAAAATGTTGGAAGTATTGTAGCTTTGCTGGTATTTTACTTCTTTTCTTAATGATTTGGgtcttttttgggttttgcaGAGGACTGCAGACAATGTTCAGAATTCAGGAACTCCTTATGCATTTTCACTAGAAAAGGGTTGTTCATACGCCACTCCTTGCTCGTCTGCGACATGAAATTTCTTATACCTCATGCTGGAGGGAATAAGAAACTTGATAAAAGAAGTACAATAATAAGCTTGGAAACCAAACTTAATCTTAATTAGAATTAAGATTGAACGGTGTCGGCTGTTCATTTTATTGTACTTCTTATTtagaagtttttgtgtaatgttGGTTTTGCTTAGATCTCTATATGCATGACCATGAGTAAACAACTGTTGAAGAAGGCATTTTGTGTAGGAAGCAGTAGTAGTATGAAGAAGAGGTTGTTGTCAACGTATAGAGGCTTTGTAGACATTTTGTGTCATTTTACTTCTATTGAGCGATAGGTTCATTTCAAAAATCAGGCTGCTTGATTTTCTTACAACGTTGCTGCATTCTCCTTAAAACGTTTTTATCATATTTTGAAGTAGCATTTACTTATTCTCTTCATTGATAACTCACCATTTATTGGACTTGGAACATCGTTGCTCTCTCTCTAAGTAGATTGGTGGCCGAGGGCTCCTGCAATGGAAGTCATTGCAGAGGAGGCCATCATAGATAAATAGACTGAACGTCTGTAAACACTCTTGGCACGATTTTTGTCTAACGCGAGGTCCAACAGAATCATGAAACCAAAAGCGAGGTCTTCAATAATGTATTGTCTGTCGACTCGGTTTATCATAAATCCACATCATCACACAAGTAAGTAACCAAACGAAAATTCATACAACCAATTAGTTGTCCGATTCCCAAACATCTAGCCCGTACGACTTCGTTTATCCTTAATAGGGTTGttcaaaaaaaaccacaaaaaccgAAATCGATtggttattttttataataaaaaattacacatttcTCTATTAAAaatcgaacaaaaaaaaaagtgataaaaCCCCGACAAAATGATTGTTTTATCGGTTATATTCATGTagaaaatccaaaaacaaaCTATAATATAACCGATCGCGGACACCCCTACTCTTTATGTTATATCACTTAATTAATGATACTTTGAATACAAAGTAAAAGCCCTAGTTGGTTGTTCACCGGTTGGCTAAGTCCAGCCCGGAATTTTATGTTCATAAATCAATAACAGGCCTTGGAGGAAGACGACGGGGCCAGTCACGGGATCCTGAGCGGAGCCGATGCCAGGGGCTCCACGATCACGTCGTAATGAGAGACCACCATGAAGAAGGTGAGAAGAATTAGGAAATAGCTTTTCACTTTCGGACTTTCAGTGTGGCTTTAATCACGGGCAGATCACGTGGTGTCActcttttatagttttattggATCTGACGATTGACCAGTCCGAACTGGGAGAGAGTGAAAATGGAGGAACCGTCGTCTCCTGGAACTAACCCAGTAGACATGAAAGACTGCATAGAAGAGATGTTAAAATTCACTCTTGATTCTCATATCAAAGAAACCCTGGAATTCGATCTAGGGCTCTCAAAGGATTTCCGCTCTCTTCTCCTCGAGGACTCTCAATGTCATACTGGTAAACAATcaaatcttttcttttcttttttggttgaatAGAAATCGAAGAGTGCATACTTTTATTTTGGATTGTTTGGACGGGTTTTGTTCAGTACGTGTATGGCTTCTTAGTTGAGAAAATTTTGGCACCAACTTCCTGCTCTTGCATAATCTTTTAATTTTGGTTGATGAAGATAAGATAGAAATCAAAGGgtgcaaaattttattttggattgtTTGGATGGCTTTTGTTCAGTACATGTATGGCTACTTAGTTAGGAAACTTTTGGCACCAAATTCactcattttgattttgttcatTCAAAATAATTTTAACAGAATGCATGGAGGTAGGGTTGTAAAAATTTACCGACAAAAATGGAAACTTAtgtaaaaaaaccaaaaaatattgaCGGAAATTCCGAAAAAAACCGACAATAACCGATTGATTGGTgggttaaatttatgtaaaaaaaggGATCGAGACCGACTGTTTTCACCCTTACATGAAGGTGTGCCAGTTTGGTCAGTGGAACgtaatggaaaaaaataaatgataatgTCAGCGATTTACTAAATTTCATTTATGTTCTAGATATTCATGCGTCTTTCAAGTTTTGCGGATGTCATTTTCATTATGCTCAGATGTTGCAGATTGTGTAGATAAAGATCTCCAATATCCTCTATACAAGCTTCTTGCATCTTCTCTGTATGAATCTATTGCTTCTGGAGCGTTTTGTGGAAGAGAGAGTGAAATGGCATCTTTGAAGGAAAATGATGTGTTGTTGAGTGAACGAAAAGAAGATGACAAGTCAAAGCAGAAACAAAAGTGGCTTGATTTGATTCTGGATAGGGGATTTGAGATACTAAACGTATGTATGTCTCAATAAACAGATCCAGATGATAAAGCCAATTCAACTGTTAGAAAACTAATAATTTCATATTATCAGATATTGAAGAGCATAAACTTTGAGCTTCATGTTCAGGAGCCTTTCTTTACACAGCTAAGAGGTATTAATGTGTTTGTTTTGTCTCTGTTAATAATTTCTGCATTGGTGGGTTACATCTCATTTAGCTTTAGTAGGATGCATTACCATCATTTCCACAATTTCTAGAATCCTCATATTCTACTTAGTAACTTTCCATAATGTCCTTTCATGTAGATGGCCACAAAACAGTTGAAGGAAGGTGTGCTACTGGTGATTATAATCGGTATGGCTGATCTCAATAAACATGTATGAACCAGGCATTAAATGATCCGAATAAAATTttggttactttttttttgatgcgTTTCAGTCTGGTAAATCCCTGATTAGAATTGGCATGGCCATTGTAAAATGATCCAAGTAACATTTTAGTTACTTTTTCCTTGTTTATAACATTATGCTATGTCAGGGAGACCTTTCGCTTGTTGAGTTCCATGTGCTTTCCTCTCTATGCAGTATGGGGTCCTCTCTCATTAATTCccttttaattttctctttttttttttataatctcaGAATTGAATCAGGATCGTCTATTCTTTTTAATAAATGCGTGGTTCATGAGGTTCAGGTGACTATTCCTTAGTGCATATTTTCTACATTTTCTTTTTGCAATATATTCTCGTCTAACTTCTAGTGACGCAGGAGGTTCGTCGTTATGCTTCATTCCATGAGATGTTGGAATCAGAGGGTCTGGCAAAAGTCCTTCCTGGAGTAAAAACCACTGACAGAGGCAAGTGAAGAAATAGATTTAGGAATTTGGATTTTTGTCCCTGAAATTGAAATGCTTCGTTGTTGGGGATCATTTAATTGTCTATGATTAATGGACTAGTGTTTTCCCATGACAAAATTTGTATAAGGATGAAGAATCAACCTTTTTCAGGTGTTCAAGTTTACAGAAACTTCTACAcggaagagaaggagaggtcCAATGGTGTCCTCGCAATTTGTGTTGCAAAATGTCCCAGCCAACCCTACTTTTTGCTGGCTGAAATTTTATCTGTAAGTGTGCTTATTCACAGTTCTTTACAGGAGCTATTAGGTTATATCATTTCAAATTGAGACAAGAATTTCAGTTAAACATTCAAACAAAAAGTTCAGTTCGATTTTCGTAATCTGAGTATCAAGTCA is a genomic window of Tripterygium wilfordii isolate XIE 37 chromosome 16, ASM1340144v1, whole genome shotgun sequence containing:
- the LOC119981163 gene encoding small G protein signaling modulator 1-like isoform X2 yields the protein MVMSCGGGGEEKLWTCGKSGVANLQRVGSIVRDIGEPCLSQTPIKVSKMLKPDKWQATFDSNGKVFGFRKVLKLIILGGVEPSIRPEVWEFLLGCYALGSTAEYRRQLRSARRERYNDLIKQCQSMHSSIGTGSLAYVVGSKVMDMRTASKDDGEREVKVESGKSSVDNTNKKESSLDWKNNCTDTSYMCERESSGDSADLVSVRGSKDGGAYGNSCFLPSSDLQNHSSPKREIEAQGSQYIGQSFFDFPPLPVTDLFEKGRKENHSTHQKLRFEDDAVHEFQINNNIDLVIESNGSRSNNVSCQMDSEIEMVHPESSATALQSNSVVSQTEVVNRLSMSDAQDRAIGNATSQPAAINEERVSEWLWTLHRIVVDVVRTDSHLEFYEDMKNLARMSDILAVYAWVDPATGYCQGMSDLLSPFVVLFEDDADAFWCFEMLLRRMRENFQMKGPTGVMKQLQALWHILELTDKEMFAHLSRIGAENLHFAFRMLMVLFRREIPFAETLCMWEMMWAADFDESTVSYLGENCLDGLVLQLPRDSENGGEKMVESGEHSNGSLKGGSEVKNGNGEHSSAENIAIKSASGHPFCGLTRSFWSRTDHMQICSAVSSTKNGDDELPVFCVAAILIINRHKIIRETRSIDDLIKIFNDNQLKIRIKRCIRSAIKLRKKYFYKLIKSKSPESQHDE
- the LOC119981163 gene encoding small G protein signaling modulator 1-like isoform X1, which codes for MVMSCGGGGEEKLWTCGKSGVANLQRVGSIVRDIGEPCLSQTPIKVVIAVSKMLKPDKWQATFDSNGKVFGFRKVLKLIILGGVEPSIRPEVWEFLLGCYALGSTAEYRRQLRSARRERYNDLIKQCQSMHSSIGTGSLAYVVGSKVMDMRTASKDDGEREVKVESGKSSVDNTNKKESSLDWKNNCTDTSYMCERESSGDSADLVSVRGSKDGGAYGNSCFLPSSDLQNHSSPKREIEAQGSQYIGQSFFDFPPLPVTDLFEKGRKENHSTHQKLRFEDDAVHEFQINNNIDLVIESNGSRSNNVSCQMDSEIEMVHPESSATALQSNSVVSQTEVVNRLSMSDAQDRAIGNATSQPAAINEERVSEWLWTLHRIVVDVVRTDSHLEFYEDMKNLARMSDILAVYAWVDPATGYCQGMSDLLSPFVVLFEDDADAFWCFEMLLRRMRENFQMKGPTGVMKQLQALWHILELTDKEMFAHLSRIGAENLHFAFRMLMVLFRREIPFAETLCMWEMMWAADFDESTVSYLGENCLDGLVLQLPRDSENGGEKMVESGEHSNGSLKGGSEVKNGNGEHSSAENIAIKSASGHPFCGLTRSFWSRTDHMQICSAVSSTKNGDDELPVFCVAAILIINRHKIIRETRSIDDLIKIFNDNQLKIRIKRCIRSAIKLRKKYFYKLIKSKSPESQHDE
- the LOC119981163 gene encoding small G protein signaling modulator 1-like isoform X3; translated protein: MYQSALIWSGALNFLFHRERYNDLIKQCQSMHSSIGTGSLAYVVGSKVMDMRTASKDDGEREVKVESGKSSVDNTNKKESSLDWKNNCTDTSYMCERESSGDSADLVSVRGSKDGGAYGNSCFLPSSDLQNHSSPKREIEAQGSQYIGQSFFDFPPLPVTDLFEKGRKENHSTHQKLRFEDDAVHEFQINNNIDLVIESNGSRSNNVSCQMDSEIEMVHPESSATALQSNSVVSQTEVVNRLSMSDAQDRAIGNATSQPAAINEERVSEWLWTLHRIVVDVVRTDSHLEFYEDMKNLARMSDILAVYAWVDPATGYCQGMSDLLSPFVVLFEDDADAFWCFEMLLRRMRENFQMKGPTGVMKQLQALWHILELTDKEMFAHLSRIGAENLHFAFRMLMVLFRREIPFAETLCMWEMMWAADFDESTVSYLGENCLDGLVLQLPRDSENGGEKMVESGEHSNGSLKGGSEVKNGNGEHSSAENIAIKSASGHPFCGLTRSFWSRTDHMQICSAVSSTKNGDDELPVFCVAAILIINRHKIIRETRSIDDLIKIFNDNQLKIRIKRCIRSAIKLRKKYFYKLIKSKSPESQHDE